The nucleotide window TAGCAGCCGAACAAACACCACTTGCAGTACCTTTAGTCAAATTTGAAGGAACATGATTTGAAGCTGTAAATGGATATCCATTCACTGAACCATCGGCCGCCATCAAATAAGTTGGGTAACCATCTACCTGAGTCGTAGTTTTTAGTTTTCCACGAACTTTTGGGTTTGATAAATACTGTAATTTTGCACTGTTTGCGTTTTCAACAAAAACAGCTGTTTCCATTGCTACAACATTACCATATGTTGGAGCTAAACCATTTGTTCCACCAGCAACAGAGTTGGTTCCTGAAACATTCAAAATACCAATTGGCTGTCCTGTTCCTGAACCGTTGATCGCTGCCAAATCAATTGCATTTGCAACAATTGTACGAATCTCAGACATAGTATAATTTTCCATATCTATAGATGATTGCATAATGTTTTGCAATGAAATAGGCACCGCTACCGCTAAACGGATAGGTTTCATTGTTTTGCTTGAATATGCATTTTTTGTATTAGCAACTTCAGCATCTTCACCCTCCCATGTAGCCGCAATTCCACCATCGTTTACAGGGAATTTTAAATCACCTTGTAAACCTGTCAAGAAAATAGCTCCCAATTTCTCAACAACAGGTTGTGGGCGTAACTTGTCGATAACCGGTTGAATTTCGGTTGCTACCAAATTACCACCATATCCACCCGAATCACCTGTTACGGTTTGACCATCGGCACGAGTTTCCATTTGAACGCTTCGGCTATCAAATAAAGGAACCGCAATTCCAGAAATAGGGATTCCGGCACGTTTTGCCATTTCTACAGTTGCTGTATGCACTTCCAACTCAGCGCCTTCAAGCGAACCATTTGCCATTTGTGAACGAATAGCACGGTTTAATGAGAACACTTTTTTAGGTGTATTTCTTTGTTCCTGATTTTCAGGAGTAAAAGAAGTTGGCTGTGAACCCTCCAATGAACGAAGATTTGTTTCGAAAGCTTCGGCATCTTTAATTTGCCCATCCAAACTTTCAATTTCTGTTTGCAATGCACGAAACGAAGTTGTTTCGGTTTCGTTCAAATTTCTTTTTTCAGCAGTTGCTGTGTTGTGCAACGCTCTTTGAGCTTCAATCTTTTGAGCTCGTTCTTGTTTTAATTCTGCCGATTTTTTCATACAGCCTTATAAATTTGAGTTAATAATTAATTGAGCTTCAAAAGCGTTGAGCTCTTTTTCGTTGTCTGAACGTGCTTCGACAGGCTCAGCATTTTCAGTAGTTTTATTTTTTTCCTGATAAGCAGTTAAGCTTCTTTTTACGACTTCAGTATCAGTATACGCCGGATATGTTACAGGGGCAACATCATATAAAATTTTAAATCGAACAATTTCACGAAGAGGCAATTCACCATCAACTTCATGCCAAATTTGTTCTTCTATATCAAATGCAAATGAAGATTGTGTTACATCACCCATTTCAATTGCATTTTCTAAATCACGTGCATATTGCCTATCAGGAGTTACGTAAGAATATTTTAATCCAATATCATCAACTGATAGAGTTAATGTCCCTTTTCTTTTAAAACAACGTGCCAATATATAATTTGGATTATGATTAAAAAGACAACGCACATCATCATTCAACACATCATCACATGCACCAGTTCTTATTTTTTCACGAAACCAATTACCTATTACAGTTTCACTATTGAACTTACATGCATAACCTTCAATAACTGAAGGCGAATCTTCGACAGATGCATCACGTTTTGCCATTCTTACTTCAGAAGAAAAAAAACGTCTCTCAGCAGTTTCGCTAATATTTTGGATATAATCTTTATTTTCCATTTTTTCTGTCTTTTAAATTTTGTTCAATTTGTGATTCCGTGAAAGTATTTACAGGTGTTAAAAACTCATTCAACATATCAGGACCATCGTTCATATCTTCTTTTTGTCGACCTTCTTGCCTGCTTATAATTCCACTTAGTACATATCTACATATAGCCTCAGCACGAGTTTTCATATCAGCTCTTAACAAAGCATCGATATTCCCACGCACATAGTAGCCGGAACTTAATTCTTTGCTTGTGAATAGTTTTTTGGCATATTCCTGCTCGATATTTGTGATTAACGGCTGAATCGTATCGGACACATGGTCCAATGATTGCTGTTCGATATTGTTATTGGTAGATTGTTGTAAGGACTTAATTTTGTGAGGCGCAATATTGAAGAAACGTGCAATTTCCTCAACTGAAAATCTTTGCGTTGCAATTATTTCCATTTCCTGAGGCGTAATCGTAATTGATTTCCACTTTAAACCCTCGTCCAAAACCGCTACACGGGTTGGGTCTTTTTCAGAAAAAGCCTGTTTTACACCAGCAACTATTTGAGGTTTTCCTTCTGAAATTATTTTATCCGTTTCAAGAACTCCCTGACGAACACCTTTGTTTGCGAAATTTGTTGCAGAATAGGTTTGCGTTTCAATAGCCAATCCCAATTGTTGTGCACCATACGTAATTGCACCAACCCCGACAATTCCGTCATGGGAAAAGTTTTTCCAGTGCAGTACTTCGGACGCTAAAAGCGATTGTGAAAACCCTTGTACATCGTAAAGTAATTCACCATTTTTGATTCGGATATCACGAACTTTATCCCAATTGATAAAATCAGTTGAAACCGGATTCCCTTTTACATCGTAATTTATTTTTGCCAATGCATTTCCACGCAACAATAGCGATACTGCCATTGTTTTACGGAAAATAAAGGTTGTCATTAAGGAGTTTGGCGCAACGGCAACCAAAAGCTGTGCCGGGTGATTAGGTTGTGAGATTCGGTTATTATTTACTTTTT belongs to Flavobacterium aquiphilum and includes:
- a CDS encoding phage major capsid protein, with the protein product MKKSAELKQERAQKIEAQRALHNTATAEKRNLNETETTSFRALQTEIESLDGQIKDAEAFETNLRSLEGSQPTSFTPENQEQRNTPKKVFSLNRAIRSQMANGSLEGAELEVHTATVEMAKRAGIPISGIAVPLFDSRSVQMETRADGQTVTGDSGGYGGNLVATEIQPVIDKLRPQPVVEKLGAIFLTGLQGDLKFPVNDGGIAATWEGEDAEVANTKNAYSSKTMKPIRLAVAVPISLQNIMQSSIDMENYTMSEIRTIVANAIDLAAINGSGTGQPIGILNVSGTNSVAGGTNGLAPTYGNVVAMETAVFVENANSAKLQYLSNPKVRGKLKTTTQVDGYPTYLMAADGSVNGYPFTASNHVPSNLTKGTASGVCSAAIFGDFSQLIVGQWGFMDITVDNMSRKKEGYIEIIVNVFLDVLVKQPKAFTVIKDLLTA
- a CDS encoding HK97 family phage prohead protease, translating into MENKDYIQNISETAERRFFSSEVRMAKRDASVEDSPSVIEGYACKFNSETVIGNWFREKIRTGACDDVLNDDVRCLFNHNPNYILARCFKRKGTLTLSVDDIGLKYSYVTPDRQYARDLENAIEMGDVTQSSFAFDIEEQIWHEVDGELPLREIVRFKILYDVAPVTYPAYTDTEVVKRSLTAYQEKNKTTENAEPVEARSDNEKELNAFEAQLIINSNL
- a CDS encoding phage portal protein — encoded protein: MSLNGAFVDMFSPSVKRSATSDGSYLGGFGGFFSLGNGGTTKINYKTSLTISAVYNAVEQISNDIAKIPFSVNQKVNNNRISQPNHPAQLLVAVAPNSLMTTFIFRKTMAVSLLLRGNALAKINYDVKGNPVSTDFINWDKVRDIRIKNGELLYDVQGFSQSLLASEVLHWKNFSHDGIVGVGAITYGAQQLGLAIETQTYSATNFANKGVRQGVLETDKIISEGKPQIVAGVKQAFSEKDPTRVAVLDEGLKWKSITITPQEMEIIATQRFSVEEIARFFNIAPHKIKSLQQSTNNNIEQQSLDHVSDTIQPLITNIEQEYAKKLFTSKELSSGYYVRGNIDALLRADMKTRAEAICRYVLSGIISRQEGRQKEDMNDGPDMLNEFLTPVNTFTESQIEQNLKDRKNGK